A window of the Glaciimonas sp. CA11.2 genome harbors these coding sequences:
- a CDS encoding ABC transporter ATP-binding protein, with the protein MLQLNNISKNFGGLQVLQDVNLNVPQGGIFGLIGPNGAGKTTVFNLITGLLRASGGDIAFDGQDIGKVAPHKITERGIARTFQNIRVFKEMTLLENVVVGMHDHMDYGFAGLLLNLPGYRKTEAKARERALELLSWVRLDHKAQLLADSLSYGEQRKLEFARALATKPKLLLLDEPVAGMNPSEKTELMREILNIKERGFSIFMIEHDMRFVMGLCDRIAVLNFGRIIAEGTPDQIKNNQEVIEAYLGKEEAE; encoded by the coding sequence ATGCTTCAACTCAACAATATCAGCAAAAACTTTGGCGGTTTGCAAGTTTTACAAGACGTTAATTTGAACGTTCCGCAAGGCGGCATTTTCGGTTTAATTGGCCCCAATGGCGCAGGAAAAACCACCGTTTTCAATTTAATCACCGGTCTATTGCGTGCTTCCGGTGGTGACATCGCATTTGATGGTCAGGATATCGGTAAAGTAGCACCGCATAAAATCACTGAACGGGGCATCGCCCGCACCTTTCAGAATATCCGCGTGTTCAAGGAAATGACGCTGCTGGAAAACGTCGTCGTCGGCATGCATGATCATATGGATTACGGCTTCGCCGGTTTGCTATTAAATCTGCCTGGCTATCGCAAAACTGAAGCAAAAGCACGTGAAAGAGCGCTGGAATTATTGTCTTGGGTGCGCCTCGATCACAAAGCGCAATTGCTGGCAGATAGCTTGTCATACGGCGAGCAACGCAAGCTGGAATTCGCCCGTGCGCTCGCCACCAAGCCAAAATTATTATTGCTTGATGAACCGGTCGCTGGCATGAATCCCTCCGAAAAAACGGAACTGATGCGAGAGATTCTGAACATCAAGGAACGCGGTTTCAGTATCTTCATGATCGAGCATGACATGCGTTTTGTGATGGGCTTGTGCGACCGAATAGCGGTTCTCAATTTCGGCCGCATCATCGCCGAAGGCACACCGGATCAGATCAAGAATAACCAGGAAGTCATTGAGGCTTATCTGGGCAAGGAAGAAGCAGAATGA
- a CDS encoding branched-chain amino acid ABC transporter permease — translation MLEQQLINALSLGSVYALFALGFTLVFGVLGVINLSHGAIFMLGSYVALMLVEQLALPLWLAMLLAMLASGLIGLIVDYIVLRPLRKRNAPHLAPMIATIGVAIILTNLAQGLFGAENKRFPMGIIPEDSFTFGSVHVTAVQIGIVVVSFVLMLVLLGVMRRTQLGRALRAIAESPKAAYLLGINVEGLFYLTSFAAAALGGAAGVLVGLSFNAITPFMGQPMLHKGIAVIILGGMGDIRGAMIAGLFLGFAEVLTVAYLSSDFRDAVGFGLLFLILLVRPSGMFGKVLERKA, via the coding sequence ATGCTTGAACAACAACTTATTAACGCCCTGTCACTCGGCAGTGTCTATGCGCTGTTTGCGCTCGGTTTCACGCTGGTCTTTGGCGTGCTCGGTGTCATCAATTTGTCGCATGGCGCGATTTTTATGTTGGGTAGCTATGTCGCGTTAATGCTGGTCGAACAGCTCGCGCTACCGCTATGGCTGGCAATGTTATTGGCGATGCTGGCTTCGGGCCTGATCGGCCTGATCGTCGACTATATCGTGCTGCGACCACTGCGCAAACGTAATGCACCCCATTTAGCGCCCATGATTGCGACGATTGGCGTCGCCATTATTCTGACCAATCTGGCGCAAGGCTTATTCGGCGCCGAAAATAAGCGCTTCCCAATGGGGATTATCCCCGAAGACAGTTTTACCTTCGGTAGCGTGCATGTCACTGCGGTGCAAATTGGTATCGTCGTTGTTTCGTTTGTGTTGATGCTGGTTTTACTGGGCGTCATGCGTCGCACTCAGTTGGGACGCGCATTGCGTGCGATTGCCGAATCGCCAAAGGCCGCCTATTTGCTCGGCATCAATGTCGAAGGTTTGTTCTATCTGACCTCATTCGCGGCAGCGGCGCTGGGTGGCGCGGCAGGCGTATTGGTCGGCTTATCGTTCAATGCGATTACACCATTCATGGGCCAACCGATGCTACACAAAGGCATCGCCGTCATCATTTTGGGTGGCATGGGTGATATTCGCGGCGCAATGATCGCTGGCCTGTTTCTCGGATTTGCAGAAGTGTTGACGGTAGCGTACTTATCAAGCGATTTCCGCGATGCAGTCGGATTTGGTTTACTGTTTTTGATCTTGCTCGTCAGGCCGTCAGGCATGTTTGGCAAAGTGTTGGAAAGAAAGGCGTAA
- a CDS encoding branched-chain amino acid ABC transporter permease encodes MGFMEWWDGFWATYNTVVFSIGVNAMLALSIYVTLSCGLLSLANAAFMGIGAYSAALISMNTGLPFPVALAVGGALPALVALIIGIPTLRLSGVYLAMATLGFGEVVRVVVLNMNITGGPMGLNGIPPTTEWWHIVLLLGITLYVLARIRRSKIGRAFEAIKEDEIAARLMGVNVAGYKLLAFVIGATIAGVAGALNAHYTFTIGPGNYAFENAVDILTMAVFGGTSSLIGPTIGATLLTLLPEVLRHFKDFRLAANGVILVLVILYLPKGIWDPRRMRHLFSKPDKKTQPTGKVS; translated from the coding sequence ATGGGATTCATGGAATGGTGGGACGGATTTTGGGCAACCTATAACACCGTCGTCTTCAGCATCGGCGTCAACGCGATGTTGGCCTTATCAATTTACGTCACGCTGTCATGCGGATTACTATCGCTGGCGAACGCCGCGTTCATGGGCATCGGCGCGTATTCTGCGGCCCTGATCAGCATGAACACCGGACTACCATTTCCGGTAGCGCTTGCCGTCGGCGGCGCATTACCAGCGTTGGTAGCACTCATTATTGGCATCCCGACTCTGCGCTTATCTGGCGTTTATCTGGCGATGGCGACTCTCGGCTTCGGCGAAGTGGTGCGAGTCGTCGTGTTAAATATGAATATCACCGGCGGTCCGATGGGGCTCAACGGCATTCCGCCAACCACTGAATGGTGGCATATCGTATTGCTGCTCGGGATTACTTTGTACGTGCTGGCGCGCATCAGACGCTCTAAGATCGGCCGAGCGTTTGAAGCGATTAAAGAAGATGAAATCGCAGCCCGTCTGATGGGCGTCAATGTGGCTGGATACAAGTTGCTTGCGTTTGTCATCGGCGCGACCATCGCCGGTGTGGCGGGTGCCCTGAACGCGCATTACACCTTTACGATCGGACCGGGAAATTATGCTTTTGAAAATGCCGTCGACATCCTCACAATGGCAGTTTTCGGTGGCACTAGCAGTCTGATCGGCCCGACTATCGGCGCAACATTATTGACCTTGTTGCCGGAAGTTCTGCGCCACTTTAAGGACTTCCGATTAGCGGCCAATGGCGTCATTCTAGTGTTGGTGATTTTGTATCTACCAAAAGGCATTTGGGATCCACGCCGGATGCGTCACTTATTCTCTAAACCGGATAAAAAAACCCAGCCGACAGGAAAGGTGAGCTGA